The proteins below come from a single Chitinophaga pinensis DSM 2588 genomic window:
- a CDS encoding gamma carbonic anhydrase family protein — protein sequence MPVILPVKGTLPTMGNDCFIAPNATIVGDVVMGDQCSVWFNAVIRGDVNSIRMGNKVNVQDGAVIHCTYEKTKAIIGNNVSIGHNAIVHGCTVEDNVLIGMGSIVMDNAHIGSNSIIAAGAVVLEGTQVEPGSIYAGVPAKKVKDISQSLISGEIDRIANNYLMYSGWFKEDAGSK from the coding sequence ATGCCTGTCATCTTACCGGTTAAAGGAACACTGCCTACAATGGGAAACGACTGTTTTATTGCGCCAAATGCGACTATCGTAGGCGATGTCGTTATGGGCGATCAATGCAGCGTCTGGTTTAATGCAGTGATCCGCGGAGATGTAAACAGCATCAGGATGGGCAATAAAGTAAATGTGCAGGATGGCGCCGTGATACATTGCACCTATGAAAAAACAAAAGCAATTATTGGCAATAATGTCTCTATCGGACATAACGCTATCGTGCATGGCTGCACTGTTGAAGATAATGTATTGATCGGCATGGGCTCAATTGTGATGGATAATGCGCACATTGGCAGTAATAGCATCATTGCGGCAGGAGCAGTAGTACTGGAAGGTACCCAAGTAGAGCCGGGATCCATTTATGCCGGCGTACCTGCCAAAAAAGTGAAAGATATCAGCCAATCCCTGATCAGTGGTGAAATAGACCGCATTGCCAACAACTATCTCATGTACTCCGGCTGGTTCAAAGAGGATGCCGGTAGTAAGTGA
- the rsgA gene encoding ribosome small subunit-dependent GTPase A, with translation MQATIYRSTGSWYTAKTTEGEVFQARIKGVLKIDEDITSTNPIAVGDVVEIVREGGDATANNAMITEISKRHNYIVRSSPHKKNQKHIVAANMDQAMLICTVKEPRTSNGFMDRFLVTAAAYHIPVILVFNKKDIYKEKDLDKFAELQALYEDIGYKVLLVSAETTDGIDLLKAEMKDKTTLMSGHSGVGKSSLINRLLPGLDLRTTAVSGWSGKGLHTTTYAEMYDLPDGGKLIDTPGVREFGIVDITKPELSHYFLEMQPYLQECQFNNCLHINEPGCAVKAAVNEGEIDVERYVSYASILESIQEDQY, from the coding sequence TTGCAGGCAACTATTTACAGATCGACCGGTAGCTGGTATACAGCAAAAACAACCGAAGGGGAAGTGTTCCAGGCACGTATCAAAGGGGTATTAAAAATCGATGAAGATATTACCTCCACCAATCCTATTGCCGTAGGCGATGTGGTAGAGATCGTGCGGGAAGGCGGAGATGCTACTGCGAACAATGCAATGATCACGGAGATTAGCAAACGACATAATTATATTGTGCGGAGTTCTCCGCATAAGAAGAACCAGAAACACATCGTGGCGGCTAATATGGACCAGGCGATGCTGATCTGTACGGTAAAAGAGCCACGTACCTCAAACGGCTTTATGGACAGGTTTCTCGTAACAGCGGCGGCCTATCATATTCCGGTGATCCTGGTCTTTAATAAGAAGGATATTTATAAAGAAAAAGACCTGGATAAGTTCGCCGAACTACAGGCTTTATATGAAGATATCGGGTATAAGGTATTATTAGTATCTGCAGAAACCACTGATGGTATTGATCTCCTGAAAGCGGAGATGAAAGATAAAACCACCCTGATGTCAGGCCATTCCGGTGTAGGTAAATCATCCCTGATCAACCGTTTGTTACCGGGACTGGATCTCCGTACTACAGCAGTGAGCGGATGGAGCGGAAAAGGTTTACACACGACTACCTATGCAGAAATGTACGACCTGCCGGATGGCGGCAAATTGATTGATACACCGGGTGTGCGTGAGTTTGGTATTGTGGATATCACAAAGCCGGAGTTATCCCATTATTTCCTGGAAATGCAGCCCTATCTACAGGAGTGTCAGTTCAATAACTGTCTCCATATCAATGAGCCCGGATGTGCCGTAAAAGCGGCTGTAAATGAAGGCGAAATTGATGTTGAGCGTTATGTCAGCTATGCCAGTATCCTGGAAAGTATACAGGAAGACCAATACTGA
- a CDS encoding vWA domain-containing protein yields MDFSIWKNIEFAHPAFFGLLVLIPVMIYWYIARQQRRQVAMEMSSLQGLKGLPVSWKVRLRPLLLVLRLVAFAALVVALARPQTSNTSESIDSEGIDIVLAMDISGSMLAQDLQPDRLEAAKRVAMNFVDSRISDRIGLVIFSGESFTQCPITTDHGVLKNQIAQVKSGMLQDGTAIGMGLATSVERLRTSKAKSKVIILLTDGVNNTGLIDPLTALEIAKAFKIRVYTIGVGTIGKAPFPMTMPDGSIQMQMQDVQLDEPLMKKISVETGGKYFRATSNKELENIYGEIDKLEKTKVEITSYKRFAEHFFALAMLALACILLEVVLRYTVFRSLP; encoded by the coding sequence ATGGATTTTTCGATCTGGAAAAATATTGAATTCGCCCATCCCGCCTTCTTCGGATTGCTGGTGCTGATACCGGTAATGATCTACTGGTATATTGCCCGGCAGCAACGCAGACAGGTTGCTATGGAGATGTCTTCCCTGCAGGGATTGAAAGGCTTACCGGTATCCTGGAAGGTGAGATTGCGCCCCTTATTGCTGGTATTGCGTTTAGTGGCTTTTGCAGCACTGGTGGTTGCACTGGCCAGACCGCAGACAAGTAATACATCTGAAAGCATCGACAGTGAAGGTATTGATATCGTGCTGGCGATGGATATATCAGGTAGTATGCTGGCGCAGGACTTGCAACCTGACAGACTGGAAGCCGCCAAAAGGGTAGCTATGAACTTTGTAGACAGCCGTATCAGCGACCGTATCGGTCTGGTGATCTTTTCCGGCGAAAGCTTTACACAATGTCCTATTACGACGGATCACGGTGTGCTGAAAAATCAGATCGCACAGGTGAAAAGTGGTATGCTGCAGGATGGTACAGCGATCGGTATGGGACTGGCTACATCTGTAGAACGCTTACGTACCAGCAAGGCGAAAAGTAAAGTGATCATCCTCCTGACGGATGGTGTGAACAATACTGGTCTGATAGATCCGCTTACCGCACTGGAGATTGCAAAGGCATTTAAGATCCGCGTATATACCATCGGTGTTGGTACCATTGGTAAAGCGCCATTCCCGATGACAATGCCGGATGGCTCTATCCAGATGCAGATGCAGGATGTACAGCTGGACGAACCTTTAATGAAAAAGATCTCTGTTGAAACAGGGGGTAAATATTTCAGAGCTACCAGCAACAAAGAACTGGAAAACATCTACGGAGAGATCGACAAACTGGAGAAAACCAAGGTTGAGATTACCTCTTATAAACGTTTTGCAGAGCATTTCTTCGCACTGGCAATGCTGGCGCTGGCATGTATACTGCTGGAGGTGGTGTTGAGATATACGGTCTTCAGAAGTCTGCCGTAA